The Pueribacillus theae nucleotide sequence GCGCAAGTGAACACCGACAGCAAAGTGAACATCAACTGGAACTGGATTAACGGTTAACTCTCCCTCTTTAAGCTTGGAAAAATCCAATATATCGTATACCAACTGTGAAAGTCGATCAGTGATGTTTGTGATCAGTTGTACTCTTTCACGCTGTTCATTGTGCAAAGGATAAAACGAATTGTCTAGCATCGACCTTGAAATATTCTTAATACCGTGCAATGGAGACTTAAACTCATGAGACGTTCTTGCAAGAAACTCATCTTTCAATTTATTTGCTTTGAGCAATTGTACAGAGAGTTCCCGGATTTTCCGGTAGTCATTCGAAAACCTTAGTGACATCAATAATGCCAACATTAACAGAAAAAGGAAAGGTTCAAAAGGGACCATTTTATAAACAGGTGTGGCAAAATAAGCATTCGCCGTTTGAATCAATGCATAAGCAATTAAAGAAATCGCCCCAATCACCAGATACATACTTTCAGCTACTTTATGAAGAGCCGCCAATAGGAAGACATAAGTAGCATACAGTAATGATACTGTAACGAATGCCGTTAAAATTGGCAAAAATACACCTGCATAAAGGTAGCTGGCCATGCTAACAGCCAGTATTCCTAAGATGATCCCGATGACCAATCCACCATAAACGGTTGTTCTTGAACAATAAGGGCGAAACGCTGTATAAACATAGAGATAGAATCCCATCCCAGCCCCTATTAAAGAAAGCATCTGTATCCGATAATAAAGCCAAAAAGGAATGTTAAGAAAAATATCATAAAGTACTCTTTCTCCACTCGTTGCTATATAAATTGCGGAAAAAATACATATGAGTCCGAAAATAACAAGCGTGTAATCTTCTTTGCGCTGTGAGTATAAACCGACAAAATACAACCCCATGATGAGAAAGGATGTGACGATAATCAAATCATAGGCAAGTGCTTTATCACGCAGGTTAGAAATTTGCTCGGCATAGCCCAAATAAATGGAACCATTGATGCCACCCATTCCTCGCAAGTCATAATTGGCAACTTGAACAATGATGTCATTCCATCCCGGCTGTAAATTAAAATAGCTTGCATAGGGCTTGTTTTCCGCTTTATAATCCTTTTTTAACGCCGTTTCCCCACTTTCTCCAATTGTTTTACCGTTAACGATCACACGATTGGCCAGTCGAATCGATGAGGTTTTCAACCCGTACACTTGATCGACATGATTTACCTTAATATGCAGCCGGTATGTAGCCACGCCTAATGATTGCATCTTGCTATAAAAGTTTCCAGGCACATTGATTTTCTCTGAATCTAGTTTGTCTGGATGGGATAAAAGATCATCAAAAGAATAGAGCTGCTTCGGGTAAAATTCCCATTCCCCATTTAAAGGAACAAGTGCATCTGTTGAAAAGTCCCAGTTTGTAAGATCTAAATAGCCCGCTTCCGCTTTAGGGGTTTGTTTCGTCCCATATGCAAACACCTTATAAAGAACTGTAAAGATCAATATGAATATAATAAATGTAATGGCTGCTGATCCTAGTTTTTTTTTCATAATTTTCTCTTATTGGTATGAATGTAAATTCATTTGTTTATATAACTGCAATGTCTCATTCTCAAGTTCAATGCCCAAATGATTGTGAACAACTTGCTCTAATTGCTTGTAAACATTCAATGCTTCATTCCTCTTTCCAGATTCCATATATAACTGAATAAGTTCTCTTCCATCCTTCTCTGAATCAGGCGTGATCGTCAAAACACGTTGCAGGCTTTCCTCTGCCATCGCCACATTGCGATTCTTAAAATATTCGTAAAACTTACGCAATGCACGAATATACAATTTCTTTAGATCAATTTGCTTGCTCACCGCCCATTGATACCCACAGCCTTCCATGTACTCCCCTTTATACAAGGCGTTCATTTGACGGTATATCTTACCATTCAAGTTGTCTTTTGATATAATTTCTTGCAATATTTCTGTAAACATTTCCTCATCGCTCTTCAAACCATTTGCGAAAAAGGTAAACCCTTTTCCGAATTTATTTATTTTTGCCGGAAATCCATTTTCCAGCAGGCTTTTTCGCAAATAAGATAAGCAAGTATATAAATAACTTTTCGCTTTTTTCAAATCATACTCTGGCCAAATTTCTTCAATGATGACATCTGTATCCACAGGCTTATCACGATGATAAATCAAAAAGGCGCACACCTCTTTTTCTTTATTTGTTTTCCATGCTAGTGTGCGTTTTTTGCCATCGAGTATATGGAGATAAA carries:
- a CDS encoding AfsR/SARP family transcriptional regulator — encoded protein: METRTSERQSFQMDDTPTSIQCMGGFYLHILDGKKRTLAWKTNKEKEVCAFLIYHRDKPVDTDVIIEEIWPEYDLKKAKSYLYTCLSYLRKSLLENGFPAKINKFGKGFTFFANGLKSDEEMFTEILQEIISKDNLNGKIYRQMNALYKGEYMEGCGYQWAVSKQIDLKKLYIRALRKFYEYFKNRNVAMAEESLQRVLTITPDSEKDGRELIQLYMESGKRNEALNVYKQLEQVVHNHLGIELENETLQLYKQMNLHSYQ
- a CDS encoding hybrid sensor histidine kinase/response regulator — encoded protein: MKKKLGSAAITFIIFILIFTVLYKVFAYGTKQTPKAEAGYLDLTNWDFSTDALVPLNGEWEFYPKQLYSFDDLLSHPDKLDSEKINVPGNFYSKMQSLGVATYRLHIKVNHVDQVYGLKTSSIRLANRVIVNGKTIGESGETALKKDYKAENKPYASYFNLQPGWNDIIVQVANYDLRGMGGINGSIYLGYAEQISNLRDKALAYDLIIVTSFLIMGLYFVGLYSQRKEDYTLVIFGLICIFSAIYIATSGERVLYDIFLNIPFWLYYRIQMLSLIGAGMGFYLYVYTAFRPYCSRTTVYGGLVIGIILGILAVSMASYLYAGVFLPILTAFVTVSLLYATYVFLLAALHKVAESMYLVIGAISLIAYALIQTANAYFATPVYKMVPFEPFLFLLMLALLMSLRFSNDYRKIRELSVQLLKANKLKDEFLARTSHEFKSPLHGIKNISRSMLDNSFYPLHNEQRERVQLITNITDRLSQLVYDILDFSKLKEGELTVNPVPVDVHFAVGVHLRIYSFLAMDRNIRLENHVPDRLPYVFADETRFGQIIGNLLDNAIKHTENGVVDVQAKERNGKIDISVHDTGEGMDEDELPFIFEPFRTLDSSMESRSIGLGLSIVKQLVELQNGELTVSSIKGKGTTFTFTLPIAKIKDKPNKNYKNSSQIIKQPEYSFPTPYDLDQNGKYTVLIADDNFSNLKILIDTLQSIDCNVIAVQNGIEAMEIINQSKSIDLAILDLMMPGMSGDEVCQAIRTKYTLTEFPVLMVTAAIQPHDKVAAFEAGANDFLPKPFDLDELKARISSLLAMKESFSKALDLEVAFLQSQIKPHFLYNALNSIVASSYTDVERSRKLTTNLADYLRGSFQFSNIQKRVSFKQELNLIKTYVEIEKARFRDRIRVEYDVEEKMHDVNLPPLLIQPLVENAIRHGIGKRVEGGTVKIKAYRQDGYDCIEIEDDGVGMSEEQIKALYEEPTAQKGVGLKNINSRLKYEYGSGLDIQSKKEMGTKIIVPIPCE